One window of the Rhodococcus sovatensis genome contains the following:
- a CDS encoding site-specific integrase — MPHIEKAETKRTKDGKPVPSYRVRWTEKARDEHGRPIPFNPGRPDGRAKEVNRQRTFRSKEAAQEYCDELNAQRHKVVAASPSELRKLGDQALGYFAHQYFEGLAGAVKPRYARETEAVYKRYIADAFATRAVASITAADIRRFRADLLSPRPKRSYRPDEPVEMVTLARTTIKPAYDVLRRILDVAVVDGAIPANPVHSVPLGRTTIDADTPEFEPRPLTAEQVGAVTDHIARVQGYPIYALAVTTSAYSGLRAGELAGLNVGDVGLPEVEGRNGFLRVTRTRRAVRGGFETGTPKSKRSRRAVPIDAWLADDLRRYLSEVHPFGNPDHADYDPNAPLFPGRYATGETMPDGLTQDAIRPERAAVVDPEVRRKNGAADRRNATYDPTVTCIRPAPSEGYKWSVPINPGNVADHYFEPALRAVGLPHSRWHDLRHTFAVMSLSAGEHYMQVSKWLGHASYVTTLNVYADYIAENEGGKQAPLTRPLAEPARQQPAPQASNVVPLFGRRLG, encoded by the coding sequence ATGCCCCACATCGAGAAGGCCGAGACCAAGCGCACCAAGGACGGCAAGCCAGTCCCGTCGTATCGGGTTCGGTGGACCGAGAAGGCACGCGACGAGCACGGGCGACCGATCCCTTTCAACCCAGGCAGGCCCGACGGACGAGCCAAGGAGGTCAACCGGCAACGCACCTTCCGGTCGAAGGAAGCAGCCCAGGAGTACTGCGACGAACTTAACGCTCAGCGGCACAAAGTAGTTGCCGCGTCGCCGTCGGAACTCCGCAAGCTCGGAGATCAGGCGCTCGGTTACTTTGCTCACCAGTACTTCGAGGGTTTGGCCGGGGCAGTGAAGCCGAGGTATGCGCGGGAGACCGAAGCCGTCTACAAGCGCTACATCGCAGACGCCTTTGCCACGCGGGCCGTCGCCTCGATCACTGCCGCGGACATACGGCGGTTCCGGGCTGATCTGCTGAGTCCGCGACCGAAGCGCAGCTACCGACCCGACGAGCCGGTGGAGATGGTTACGTTGGCGAGGACCACGATCAAGCCTGCGTACGACGTGCTGCGGAGGATCTTGGACGTTGCGGTCGTGGACGGGGCGATCCCGGCTAACCCGGTGCATTCGGTGCCGCTCGGTCGGACCACCATCGACGCGGACACCCCCGAGTTCGAGCCGCGACCACTCACCGCCGAACAGGTAGGTGCTGTAACCGACCACATCGCCCGCGTCCAGGGTTACCCGATCTACGCGTTGGCAGTGACGACGAGCGCCTACAGCGGACTCCGCGCGGGAGAGCTTGCCGGCCTTAACGTCGGGGACGTGGGGTTGCCAGAGGTTGAGGGCCGCAATGGGTTTCTGCGCGTGACGCGGACAAGGCGAGCCGTTCGGGGTGGCTTCGAGACCGGCACCCCGAAGAGCAAGCGCAGCCGTAGGGCAGTGCCGATTGACGCGTGGCTGGCGGACGACTTGCGCCGGTACCTCTCGGAGGTCCACCCGTTCGGCAACCCCGACCACGCGGACTACGACCCGAACGCGCCGTTGTTCCCTGGTCGGTATGCGACGGGGGAGACGATGCCGGACGGCCTGACCCAAGACGCTATTCGACCCGAGCGCGCGGCGGTCGTTGACCCTGAGGTACGTCGGAAGAACGGAGCGGCCGACCGCCGCAACGCGACCTACGACCCGACGGTGACCTGCATTCGGCCCGCCCCGTCCGAGGGGTACAAGTGGAGCGTTCCGATCAACCCCGGCAACGTCGCTGACCACTACTTCGAGCCCGCCCTACGCGCGGTCGGGTTGCCGCACTCCCGCTGGCATGACCTCCGCCACACGTTCGCGGTGATGAGCCTGAGCGCGGGGGAGCACTACATGCAGGTCTCGAAGTGGCTCGGGCACGCGTCCTACGTGACTACGCTCAACGTCTACGCTGACTACATCGCGGAGAACGAAGGTGGGAAGCAGGCCCCGCTGACCCGTCCCCTTGCGGAACCGGCGCGCCAACAACCGGCCCCACAAGCCTCGAACGTAGTGCCGCTCTTTGGTAGGCGGTTGGGATAG
- a CDS encoding DUF7687 domain-containing protein produces the protein MKADPRFFGNPTSFWAYVRAISESLGYSIRGASTVRNPSIDDMFAALKKLGQPTETLGTPTNPSQFAFLLSEYFTYRAEILNNQVRVDLMNSVEAFEAYDEVKDSVGARMTGNRILNSKGEESAVEYHVGDSIVRVPLNKQKDEKKRESYLTGIVNLIVAERLNGLPCDYDPRKMTSVDHDGKLYQTFSRRYDGSFPSTRNPIAMWEIKEYYYTTTFGSKISDAVYITSLDGYEREELERGSGIKIHHLVMVDAFETWWGKGRSYLCRMVDILNMGHVDDLLFGREVIRELPQIADDWANHYMTEYVKES, from the coding sequence ATGAAGGCTGACCCAAGATTTTTCGGTAATCCCACCAGTTTCTGGGCTTACGTTCGCGCTATCAGCGAATCACTCGGGTATTCGATTCGTGGTGCATCGACCGTCCGAAACCCCTCAATTGACGATATGTTCGCGGCCCTGAAGAAGCTCGGGCAACCCACAGAGACACTTGGAACTCCGACCAATCCAAGCCAATTCGCCTTCCTGCTAAGTGAGTACTTCACCTATCGGGCCGAAATTTTGAACAATCAGGTCCGTGTCGATCTGATGAACTCGGTCGAGGCCTTTGAGGCATACGACGAAGTAAAAGATTCTGTCGGGGCTCGAATGACAGGAAATCGGATCTTGAATAGCAAAGGAGAAGAGAGCGCCGTCGAATACCACGTTGGCGATTCGATCGTGAGAGTCCCGCTTAACAAGCAAAAAGACGAGAAAAAGAGAGAGTCATATCTGACTGGTATCGTCAATTTGATTGTTGCAGAACGGCTTAACGGCTTACCATGCGACTACGATCCCCGCAAAATGACTTCCGTCGATCATGACGGAAAGCTCTACCAAACGTTCTCACGTCGATACGATGGATCCTTTCCCTCGACCCGAAATCCGATCGCGATGTGGGAAATAAAAGAATATTACTACACCACCACGTTTGGCAGCAAAATCTCGGACGCGGTCTACATTACCAGCCTAGACGGCTACGAACGCGAGGAACTTGAGCGAGGCTCAGGAATCAAAATCCACCATCTCGTTATGGTGGACGCTTTTGAAACTTGGTGGGGAAAGGGTAGATCATACCTTTGCAGAATGGTGGATATTCTTAATATGGGACATGTAGACGACCTTCTATTCGGCAGAGAGGTAATTCGTGAACTTCCTCAAATTGCAGATGACTGGGCAAATCACTACATGACCGAATACGTAAAGGAGTCCTGA
- a CDS encoding helix-turn-helix transcriptional regulator, whose protein sequence is MEKSITTRAYAELLRVLREARAEAGLSQQQLADRLNEPQSFVSKYESGTRRLDLVELHAIAAALDVSLASLVKRFEEDL, encoded by the coding sequence GTGGAAAAGTCGATCACCACTCGGGCATACGCCGAACTGCTGCGAGTCCTTCGCGAAGCACGTGCCGAGGCCGGATTGAGCCAGCAACAGCTGGCCGATCGACTCAACGAACCGCAATCGTTTGTCAGCAAGTACGAGTCCGGAACACGCCGTCTCGATCTCGTGGAACTCCATGCAATCGCCGCAGCACTGGACGTTTCTCTCGCTTCGCTGGTCAAGCGCTTCGAGGAGGACCTATGA
- a CDS encoding DNA adenine methylase, protein MTTTETLFDVSEPIAPFKTQLLKWIGNKQRFAHEIASYFPQDVGTYFEPFVGSGAVLGTYAPVRGFASDALGPLAEIWTTLSEDPELLKEWYAERRNLVDPEFTNKSEVYEKVKASYNFTPNGADLLYICRSCYGGVVRFRKADHYLSTPCGVHKPVSSESFSKRVDTWSERVKGTKFAHLDYREAMQSAVAGDLVYCDPPYTDTQAILYGAQQFLLEDLFTEIDRCKSRGVRVALSIDGTKKSGLKSVVNAAPDGLFVSEVMVNCGRSMLRRFQMSGQTLESEVVADRLLLTY, encoded by the coding sequence ATGACCACGACCGAGACCTTGTTTGACGTGTCGGAGCCAATTGCACCGTTCAAGACGCAGCTTCTGAAGTGGATCGGTAACAAGCAACGCTTCGCCCATGAGATCGCGTCGTACTTCCCCCAGGACGTGGGTACGTACTTCGAACCCTTTGTCGGGAGTGGTGCGGTACTTGGTACCTATGCGCCCGTCCGCGGATTTGCATCTGACGCACTGGGTCCTCTCGCGGAGATCTGGACGACTCTCTCTGAAGATCCAGAACTGCTGAAGGAGTGGTACGCGGAACGGCGCAACCTTGTTGACCCGGAATTTACTAACAAGTCTGAGGTCTACGAGAAGGTCAAAGCTTCGTACAACTTCACGCCCAACGGTGCTGATCTTCTTTACATCTGCCGTTCTTGCTACGGCGGTGTCGTAAGGTTCCGAAAGGCCGACCACTACCTGTCGACGCCTTGCGGCGTTCACAAGCCCGTATCCTCGGAGTCATTCAGCAAGCGGGTCGACACCTGGTCAGAGCGCGTGAAGGGGACAAAGTTCGCGCATCTCGACTATCGGGAGGCGATGCAATCGGCTGTGGCGGGCGATCTTGTCTACTGCGACCCGCCCTACACGGACACCCAGGCAATCCTTTACGGGGCACAACAGTTCCTGCTTGAAGATCTGTTTACGGAGATCGACAGATGCAAGTCGCGCGGCGTACGGGTGGCTCTCAGCATCGATGGAACAAAGAAGTCGGGTCTAAAGAGCGTCGTCAATGCCGCCCCGGATGGTCTTTTCGTCAGCGAGGTAATGGTGAACTGTGGCAGGTCCATGCTCCGTCGGTTCCAGATGAGCGGACAGACCCTGGAGTCCGAAGTAGTGGCGGACAGGCTACTGCTTACCTACTAG